From a region of the Falco cherrug isolate bFalChe1 chromosome 9, bFalChe1.pri, whole genome shotgun sequence genome:
- the ADIRF gene encoding adipogenesis regulatory factor, translated as MSAKNFQGLKEQAEGAAKDAANALGQATQDTVNQITDASQKAIDKASKMAQDGVEKATGQAAEAMSGLGKKCGFKK; from the exons ATGTCAGCCAAAAACTTCCAGGGGCTGAAGGAACAGGCTGAAGGTGCAGCGAAGGATGCTG CAAACGCGTTGGGACAGGCTACCCAGGACACAGTCAACCAGATTACAGATGCAAGCCAGAAAG CTATCGACAAGGCTTCCAAGATGGCACAAGACGGGGTAGAAAAAGCAACCGGCCAAGCCGCAGAAGCAATGTCTGGCCTTGGGAAAAAGTGTGGATTTAAGAAATGA